Below is a window of Desmonostoc muscorum LEGE 12446 DNA.
AAAGACTCGTCGGCGAGTATCAAAGACTCGTTCACGAGTATCAAAGACTCGTTCACGAGTATCAAAGACTCGTCAGCGAGTATCAAAGACTCGTCGGCGAGTATTAAAGACTCATTCACGAGTATCAAAGACTCGTTCACAAGTATCAAAGACTCGTCGGCGAGTATCAAAGACTCGTTCACAATGCCCAATGCCCACTGCCCACCACTGCCCACTGCCTTTCACAAAACTGGTAATTGATTAAACAAGACCCAATAAAAACCAAGTTGTTGGACTGCTTGGTTGAATTGTTCAAAATCCACAGGTTTGACGATGTAGCTATTCACCCCAAACTGGTAGCTGTCGATCATGTCTCGGTCTTCGGCGGAAGAGGTCAGTACTACAACCGGAATCATTTGTGTACGTGGATCGGACTTGAGTTGCCGTAAAACTTCTAATCCGCTGATCTTTGGCAGTTTCAAATCCAGTAAAATGACTTTGGGTTGATTCGTCATGGTGCGGTGGGCATAGTCTCCCTGACAAAAAATAAAATCTAGGGCTGCTGCTCCGTCCTCAAGCAGTTGAACTTGATTGCCAATTCTGCCGCGACGCAATGCCCGAATGGTTAGTTCGGCATCAGCACGATTATCTTCCACTAAGAGAATGGAAATTGGTTGCTCGGAAGATGGGTCAGTGGGTTGGTCAATCATGGGTTATACCATTTCACCAAAATCTTGATGTATAGCAAGGGACTGGGGACTGGGGACTGGTGACTGGGTGAAAAGTCTTTTTGTGTCTAGGTTTTATCATCTGTTAATGTCCTAACCACCAAGGCTTTTGCTATATATACATTTTCCGTAGGGGCGCACAGCTGTGCATTGGTGTCAACTTACAGCAATTTTCAGGTAAATAGACCACGTTGTAGGGTAGCATATCTGTGCTACCCTAACGGGGATTGTGGTTCAAATAGATGAAAAACGCTGTAACGTAAAAACCTTGTAATCAGGTTAGAGCAAACTTACTCAATTACCAATCAATCCGGAGTCACCCCAATACTGCTCGGATAAGCAGGGGAGGCAGGGGAAGCAGGGGAAGCAGGGGAAGCAGGGGAGGCAAAAACAAGGGCGCCAGCCTCCATTTCTCCCCCTGCTCCCCCTGCTTGCCTCAACCAAGAAATTCCTTAACCGAGCATCACCCCACCCCGGCTTTGCTGACGCAAAACCGCCCCTCCCCTTCTTAAGGGGAGGGGTTGGGGGTGGGGTAAAGCGTATGTGGGACAACCCTTTGATCTGAAGTTGACACCTATGACAGCTGTGCTACCCTACCAAGGTATTTGTCTCAACCTTAAAGTCAAACGGTATTAGTTGATTGGAAGGGTGAAGTAAAAAGTTGCGCCTCGATCGCACGCGGCTTCTGCCCAGATGCGCCCCCCGTGGCGTTGAATAATGCGTTGCACGATCGCCAGTCCGATCCCCGTACCTTCAAATTCTTCTTCGCGGTGCAGACGTTGGAAAACGCCAAACAGATTATCTGCATACCGCATATCGAATCCTGCCCCATTATCTCTGATGAAGTACACTCCTTCACCATTCATCACCTCATAACCCACTTCAATGCAGGCAAGGGATTTGTAGCGGGTATACTTGATGGCATTGGATAACAGGTTGAGCCAAACTTGTTTGAGTAGGGAAGGATCAGCTTGACATCCAGGTAAATCGGCGATCGCAAATTCAATCTCACGACCCGACCAATCCGGGGCTAAATCATTCAGCACCATTTGAATCATCTCATTGGGAAAGACAGGCTGACGGGACATTTCCTTACGATCCAAACGAGATAAGGCCAACAAATCATCGATCAACTCACCCATACGTTTGGCATTTTCGCGGACAATTTTCAGGTAACGATTGGCTTCCCCATCGAGTTGTTCGCCGTAGTCTTCCTGCATCATTCTCGAAAAGCCATTGATCGCCCGCAGTGGTGCCCGCAAATCATGGGAAACTGAGTAGGAAAAGGCCTCTAAAGCTTTGTTAGCAGTTTCTAGTTGGGTAGTTCGTTGTTTGACCCTGGTTTCTAAAGACTGGTTGAGTTGATGCAGGGCTTCAATCGCCCTCTTGCGCTCCAATTCTGCTCCTGCCCGCGCTGCAAATACGTCTAGAATTACCTCTATTCGTCGCCTATCTGACAGTGGTTGCACGTCGAGAATACAAAGATTGCCAATGGGGTCGCCGTTAGCATTTTTTAAGGAAATACCGAGATAACTATCTGCTTGCATTGTTACTAAGTCTAAGTCTTCAGGGAAAATTTCCTGAACATAGCTTTCGCAGTAAAATAATCCGTCTCTCAAGGCAAATTCGCATGGTGTACGTGCTGGAAAGTAAGATATTTCTGGTTGCAATGCCCCATGCGCCCAAAAAGCCAGAGCTTGAAGTTTGCCATCTACTAGTTCGGTAACAATGGCATAGGGGACGTGCAAGGCTTCGGCAATATGATGAACCAAAGCTGGAAAAAAATCTTGTCCTGTAACCGCAGCCGTTCCTGTAACCAAATTTTGCAGCGTTGTTTCTGCTCTTTTGAGTTCCGCTTCTCGACGTTTGGCCTCAGTGATATCCCGGACTATGGTAGAAAAATATTCCACGCTGCCATCTGTTGCTTTGTGAGCAACGATCATTTGGGAAACCGGAATTTCTCTGCCATCGCTGTCCAACAAAGCGGTTTCACCAACCCAGGTGCCATGCCGAATCGCCCCTGGAATGCCCTGGTTTTGAATAATTTCTAATGCCCACTGGGGATGGTAGTTGGCGATGCTCAAGGTGGAGAGGTCTGCATCCAGGGACAGGCCAAGGAGTTTGTGAAACTGAACATTATTCCACAGGACATTGCCGAGTGAGTCTGCCATGCCAATATAGTCGGTGGTGGCTTCCAGCATGGCAATTAAGCGATCGCGGTCTTTTTCTGCCCGTTGGCGTTCGGCAATTTCAGCCCGTAAGGATGCATTCAGTTCTGCTTGCTGCTTCAACAAACGGGCATTGTCAATAGAAATAGCTGCCTGACTAGAAAGTAGGCGCAGGACTTCAATTCGCTCCGGGGTAAATGCCTTGGTGCTGAGATTGTTTTCTAAAAGGACAATTGCCGTGAGTTTTCCCTGGTTTAACAGCGGCGCACAAAGAATTGATTTGGATTGATGTCGCATAATCCAGGGTTCGGACTGAAAGTTGCCTTCAGCAGCAGCATTATTTAGGACGATACTTTCCTGGGTGCGAGCCACGTAATTGATTAGGGCGGTTGGCAACTCAGGATTGTTGTCTTTTGATTCCAGGGGAATTGATTGTAAAATGACTTGGTGATGTCTGCCACGAGTTGCGCCTACGCCAATGGATTTCATCGCCTCAATCCGCCATTCGTCTTGTGTTGGCAAAATCAGATAACCTGTTTGCGCCCCAGCATTTTCAATTAAGATCGTCATCAATTTTGCCAGGAGTTTATCTAACAAAATTTCACTGGCAATTGTCTGGGAGGCTTTCAACACCGTTTCTAAATCAAATGCTTCTAACTTGCTGGAAGCCGACTGTGTAGTGTCAAGTTTACGTATTTCGCCTTTTTCTGAGCTAACCTCTAGTAGTCGGGGATAGTGTTTTTCCAGACTTTGGACTTTAGCAGTTGCTCCCCAACGCAGGTAGCCGTACCTCGCTTCTTGGAAATAAGCTTTGGCGATTGTGATGCGGTTGTTTGCCAGATGAAACTTGCCTGCGAGTTCGTTTGCCAGAGCTTCTTCTTGCAGGTATTGGTTCTCCCTGGCTAAGGCAATGGCGCGATCGTAGGCGTCCATTGCTTCCAATACCTCACCCAACACCCGATGCCGTTCTGCTTCTACTAAATACCACTTGTGCAAATAGTTCATTGGGGCATGGTGCGCCCAATTTTGCATTTTTGTCTGATTTTTTGCTACCTGCTCCAGTAACTGTGATTGTTTGCCGACATCTGTGTGGGGATACACCGCCAACCGGCATAGAGAATCGTAGAAGTGAAAGATGGCAACCAAAGCCGCTCCAGTCATGGCTGCTAAATATTCTTGGGCGAGGACAGCATTGGCCATCGCCTGATTTACATCGCCAAACAAATAACAGAGAAATAATTTATTCAGGTAAAAATAAAACAAACCTGCCTGAAAATTGGTTTGTTGCATCTGGGGTAGCCGAGTTGCTTCATTGTAAACTTGACCCGATAACATCCCAGGATTGGGAACTTCCTCAACCAAGTTCAAAACAGTCTGCCAGCAAATCTCCACGAAATCAATGCCAG
It encodes the following:
- a CDS encoding response regulator, with product MIDQPTDPSSEQPISILLVEDNRADAELTIRALRRGRIGNQVQLLEDGAAALDFIFCQGDYAHRTMTNQPKVILLDLKLPKISGLEVLRQLKSDPRTQMIPVVVLTSSAEDRDMIDSYQFGVNSYIVKPVDFEQFNQAVQQLGFYWVLFNQLPVL